The following proteins are co-located in the Triplophysa dalaica isolate WHDGS20190420 chromosome 2, ASM1584641v1, whole genome shotgun sequence genome:
- the synpo2b gene encoding LOW QUALITY PROTEIN: synaptopodin-2 (The sequence of the model RefSeq protein was modified relative to this genomic sequence to represent the inferred CDS: inserted 1 base in 1 codon) encodes MTGCHASSILLQTRCERAGYGLKEIGGDWVKRTGGGVAGEKSDYFTVRQWDLSTTRSLAKTENLHCLETMEHLPETKGKGVLMFVKRRQRMDELSAEQDEMRLKSITEVAFEESEVEMAKSAPQEEGTQIPLDGYVRQQHQFQEQPYQQQILPLPTNGLNDLNSYQSSTVSXPLVPNRTAKPFLSGHNPGSEQAVRGVSNPTTEKLENIFKVTVPVPVKTTPQVWSPTADIIASRDERIAIPAIKTGILPETKRRGASKNLKEMPMSQKKGEQRSFIESGPEEDFLSLGAEACNFMQAPTIKQKNPPPVLPKPVINSAHPPWSAEGRASRSHLPLSNSGTGVGNQVQRAPQQNPSQPISKAWTSLPSQPISQRCWTQTQTPALFQSARTPPVLPHAGPSQSKISWTNSQTVANSVASCPPQHRSTNYNALKASSASPKGYSSIAGAPEGLNLKGKGAELFARRQSRMEKYVVDDETVQANKARSPSPTFSMPSTWKYSSNVRAPPPLSFNPIFSPFYPLAAVKQSPSAISPKTEPKIKKEKAKPPAKHLNALDVMKHQPYQLDSSLFTYKSNPEAMETSSKLSGQSKSPIFEPSLMLSPSPNSLTKNLQPVKQNPSKASGQGFSRSRSMSLPQKVFSVSPSSPVSSPTVGFHPARELLSRQYSWVEQPKTPLSKWEELAQSPVSLDRPKLSRTQRKSLPETPAEWKQRVYYESFADPQEIAPMKADKPTYDTFSSVTRKPILHGPPFRPAQPLGPSNRYNRGNSLPRSFKPSLHASYTQSQRVSWKL; translated from the exons ATTTAAGTACAACAAGGTCTCTAGCCAAGACAGAGAATTTACATTGTCTGGAAACAATGGAGCATCTTCCTGAAACAAAAGGAAAAGGAGTCTTGATGTTTGTTAAGAGACGACAAAGGATGGATGAACTTTCCGCTGAACAAGACGAAATGAGACTAAAGAGTATAACAGAAGTTGCATTTGAAGAATCTGAAGTAGAAATGGCAAAGTCTGCTCCACAAGAGGAAGGTACACAAATTCCACTAGATGGCTATGTTAGACAACAACACCAGTTTCAAGAACAGCCATATCAGCAACAGATTTTACCTCTGCCAACAAATGGTTTGAACGATCTGAATTCATACCAAAGTTCGACTGTTT GACCCCTTGTGCCAAACAGAACCGCTAAGCCTTTCCTATCTGGTCATAATCCAGGGTCAGAACAAGCAGTCAGAGGTGTATCCAATCCTACCACTGAGAAACTTGAAAACATATTCAAAGTAACAGTACCTGTTCCAGTGAAAACAACCCCACAGGTCTGGTCCCCCACAGCAGACATAATTGCTTCACGAGATGAACGTATCGCCATACCCGCAATCAAGACAGGAATCCTGCCAGAAACAAAAAGGAGAGGAGCGAGCAAGAACTTGAAAGAGATGCCAATGTCTCAAAAGAAGGGTGAACAAAGGTCATTTATAGAGTCTGGTCCAGAAGAAGACTTTCTCAGTCTGGGTGCTGAAGCATGCAATTTCATGCAAGCACCAACAATCAAGCAGAAAAACCCTCCACCTGTCTTACCCAAGCCTGTAATAAACTCTGCTCATCCTCCCTGGTCTGCAGAAGGTCGTGCCTCCCGCAGTCACCTTCCGTTATCAAACTCGGGTACAGGTGTGGGAAACCAGGTACAGAGAGCACCTCAACAAAACCCATCACAGCCCATTAGCAAAGCTTGGACCTCATTGCCATCCCAGCCAATTTCACAACGGTGTTGGACTCAAACCCAGACACCAGCTTTGTTTCAATCGGCCAGGACTCCACCAGTCTTACCCCATGCTGGTCCCTCCCAGTCCAAAATATCATGGACTAATTCACAAACTGTTGCAAACTCAGTCGCTTCCTGCCCACCACAACATAGAAGCACAAACTATAATGCACTAAAGGCTTCATCAGCTTCTCCTAAAGGTTATTCATCAATTGCAGGTGCTCCTGAGGGACTGAACCTCAAAGGAAAAGGAGCTGAACTGTTCGCTCGGAGACAGTCCCGGATGGAAAAATATGTGGTGGATGATGAGACTGTGCAAGCTAACAAGGCCAGATCTCCATCACCAACATTTTCAATGCCAAGCACTTGGAAATACTCTTCCAATGTTCGGGCCCCACCACCCCTGTCCTTCAATCCCATTTTCTCTCCCTTTTATCCCCTCGCAGCGGTTAAACAAAGCCCTTCTGCAATTAGCCCAAAAACTGAGCCCAAAATAAAGAAGGAGAAAGCCAAACCACCAGCCAAACATCTAAATGCTCTAGATGTCATGAAACATCAGCCATACCAGCTGGATTCCTCACTGTTTACCTACAAATCCAATCCAGAGGCCATGGAAACAAGCTCTAAGTTGTCTGGCCAATCAAAGTCCCCCATATTTGAGCCATCCTTGATGCTCTCTCCCTCCCCAAACAGTTTAACCAAAAATTTACAGCCAGTTAAGCAAAATCCATCCAAAGCTAGTGGACAG GGATTCAGCAGGAGCCGTTCTATGTCTCTCCCCCAGAAAGTGTTCTCTGTGTCTCCATCATCTCCCGTGTCCTCCCCCACAGTAGGTTTCCATCCCGCACGTGAATTACTAAGCAGGCAATATTCATGGGTGGAACAACCCAAAACACCACTCTCTAAATGGGAAGAATTAGCTCAAAGCCCTGTTAGTCTGGATAGGCCTAAGCTTTCCAGAACTCAAAGAAAGTCATTACCTGAAACACCAGCAGAATGGAAACAAAGGGTGTACTACGAGTCTTTCGCTGATCCACAAGAGATAGCGCCAATGAAAGCTGATAAACCCACCTATGACACCTTTTCTTCAGTCACAAGAAAGCCAATCTTACATGGACCACCTTTTCGTCCTGCACAGCCTCTGGGACCCAGCAACAGGTACAACAGAGGTAATTCTCTGCCCAGGAGTTTTAAACCATCACTTCATGCCAGCTATACACAATCACAAAGAGTCAGTTGGAAATTGTGA
- the myoz2b gene encoding myozenin-2b, with the protein MSQFSTLSTRERKMQAAALCHEVQGGSNGVTMDLGKKLSTPKDIMLEELSLMSNRGSRLFKMRQRRSEKYTFESIQNEANTMFNNENQGNAENAGIPSKTPPNTPDSRNAANPEDIAPGYGGPLTNIPPERFNATAMPKSYHSPWEEAIINDPTLAETFKLQMPVLEPKHERPDYKSFNRVATPFGGFDKAPRGITFKLPEVNLNAPRYPELQDHTAKRPTFNRTAQGWISEGLPVILPTVSLEPFEIPESEDL; encoded by the exons ATGTCACAATTCAGCACCCTTTCAACGCGTGAGAGGAAGATGCAGGCTGCCGCACTTTGCCATGAGGTGCAGGGTGGATCCAATG GTGTTACTATGGATCTAGGAAAGAAACTTTCCACTCCCAAAGACATTATGCTGGAGGAGCTCTCTCTCATGTCAAACCGAGGATCACGTCTTTTCAAGATGCGACAAAGGAGATCGGAGAAATACACGTTTGAAAGTATTCAGAATGAGGCCAACACTATGTTTAAT AATGAAAATCAGGGCAATGCTGAAAATGCAGGAATTCCATCAAAAACACCACCAAACACTCCAGATTCCAGAAACGCAGCAAATCCTGAGGACATTGCACCTG GATATGGAGGCCCCTTGACAAACATTCCTCCAGAGAGATTCAATGCCACAGCCATGCCCAAATCTTACCACTCCCCCTGGGAAGAGGCTATCATCAATGACCCCACACTGGCCGAGACTTTCAAACTTCAAATGCCTGTGCTTGAGCCTAAACATGAGCGTCCTGACTACAAAAGCTTTAATAG ggTGGCTACACCATTTGGTGGTTTTGATAAAGCCCCACGAGGAATAACTTTTAAGCTTCCAGAGGTGAACTTGAATGCCCCGAGATATCCAGAGCTCCAGGATCATACAGCCAAGCGGCCTACTTTCAACAGGACCGCCCAGGGGTGGATCTCTGAAGGCCTGCCTGTCATCTTACCTACTGTCTCTCTAGAGCCCTTTGAGATCCCAGAGTCTGAAGACCTGTAA